In one window of Echeneis naucrates chromosome 17, fEcheNa1.1, whole genome shotgun sequence DNA:
- the pter gene encoding N-acetyltaurine hydrolase isoform X3, whose protein sequence is MLMLTDIIVSEVLHGADGTDIRCGVIGEIGTGWPITESEKKVLRATAQAQAQLGCPVIIHPGRDPAAPAEVVRILQEAGGDISKTVMSHLDRTIFDTNELLEFAKLGSYLEYDLFGTEMLTYPYNLEVDMPSDSQRVQVLAFLVKEGYEDKIVVAHDIHTKNRLTKYGGHGYSHILKNIVPKMLMRGISQHQVDKILIDNPKHWLTFK, encoded by the exons ATGTTGATG CTCACAGACATCATTGTCAGCGAGGTGCTTCACGGCGCAGACGGTACAGACATCCGCTGCGGTGTGATCGGAGAGATTGGCACCGGCTGGCCCATCACAGAGAGCGAAAAGAAGGTGCTGAGGGCCACGGCTCAGGCCCAGGCTCAGCTCGGCTGCCCCGTTATCATTCATCCGGGCAGAGATCCTGCCGCTCCGGCTGAGGTCGTCCGGATTCTCCAGGAGGCCGGTGGTGACATCAGCAAAACTGTCATGTctcacctggacag GACAATATTCGATACAAATGAACTGCTGGAGTTTGCTAAACTGGGAAGTTACCTGGAGTATGATCTGTTCGGAACGGAGATGCTCACCTACCCATATAACCTGGAGGTGGACATGCCCAGTGACAGCCAAAGAGTCCAAGT CCTGGCTTTTCTGGTAAAGGAGGGCTACGAGGACAAGATTGTGGTGGCACATGACATCCACACCAAGAACCGCCTGACAAAGTACGGAGGCCACGGATACTCTCACATCCTGAAGAACATTGTGCCAAAGATGCTGATGAGGGGCATCTCACAGCACCAAGTGGATAAGATTCTCATTGACAACCCCAAACACTGGCTGACCTTCAAATAA
- the pter gene encoding N-acetyltaurine hydrolase isoform X2, whose product MSELTGKVQTVLGLLDPDQLGRTMTHEHLTMSFECCYFPPAPGDEGVAGNPFQMQHMHWLRQNPYSCHENLLLQQETSAVRDELLAYRKAGGGAIVENTTTGIERDLPTLRQLAKDTGVHVIAGAGYYVDCTHTEATKKMSVEKLTDIIVSEVLHGADGTDIRCGVIGEIGTGWPITESEKKVLRATAQAQAQLGCPVIIHPGRDPAAPAEVVRILQEAGGDISKTVMSHLDRTIFDTNELLEFAKLGSYLEYDLFGTEMLTYPYNLEVDMPSDSQRVQVVSDEGLILHEEGR is encoded by the exons ATGTCAGAGTTGACTGGGAAGGTCCAGACTGTCCTGGGTCTGCTGGATCCAGATCAGCTGGGCCGTACGATGACCCACGAGCACCTGACCATGAGCTTTGAGTGCTGCTACTTCCCTCCTGCTCCGGGCGACGAGGGGGTGGCGGGGAACCCCTTCCAGATGCAGCACATGCACTGGCTGAGGCAGAACCCGTACAGCTGCCACGAGAACCTGCTCCTGCAGCAGGAGACCAGCGCCGTCCGGGACGAGCTGCTGGCCTACAGGAAGGCCGGCGGGGGCGCCATCGTGGAGAACACCACCACGGGCATCGAACGAGACCTGCCCACCCTCCGCCAGCTGGCCAAGGACACCGGGGTCCACGTCATCGCGGGAGCAGGATACTACGTGGACTGCACCCACACTGAGGCCACCAAGAAGATGAGTGTGGAGAAG CTCACAGACATCATTGTCAGCGAGGTGCTTCACGGCGCAGACGGTACAGACATCCGCTGCGGTGTGATCGGAGAGATTGGCACCGGCTGGCCCATCACAGAGAGCGAAAAGAAGGTGCTGAGGGCCACGGCTCAGGCCCAGGCTCAGCTCGGCTGCCCCGTTATCATTCATCCGGGCAGAGATCCTGCCGCTCCGGCTGAGGTCGTCCGGATTCTCCAGGAGGCCGGTGGTGACATCAGCAAAACTGTCATGTctcacctggacag GACAATATTCGATACAAATGAACTGCTGGAGTTTGCTAAACTGGGAAGTTACCTGGAGTATGATCTGTTCGGAACGGAGATGCTCACCTACCCATATAACCTGGAGGTGGACATGCCCAGTGACAGCCAAAGAGTCCAAGT TGTGAGTGATGAAGGGCTAATTCTTCATGAGGAGGGCAGATGA
- the pter gene encoding N-acetyltaurine hydrolase isoform X1 has product MSELTGKVQTVLGLLDPDQLGRTMTHEHLTMSFECCYFPPAPGDEGVAGNPFQMQHMHWLRQNPYSCHENLLLQQETSAVRDELLAYRKAGGGAIVENTTTGIERDLPTLRQLAKDTGVHVIAGAGYYVDCTHTEATKKMSVEKLTDIIVSEVLHGADGTDIRCGVIGEIGTGWPITESEKKVLRATAQAQAQLGCPVIIHPGRDPAAPAEVVRILQEAGGDISKTVMSHLDRTIFDTNELLEFAKLGSYLEYDLFGTEMLTYPYNLEVDMPSDSQRVQVLAFLVKEGYEDKIVVAHDIHTKNRLTKYGGHGYSHILKNIVPKMLMRGISQHQVDKILIDNPKHWLTFK; this is encoded by the exons ATGTCAGAGTTGACTGGGAAGGTCCAGACTGTCCTGGGTCTGCTGGATCCAGATCAGCTGGGCCGTACGATGACCCACGAGCACCTGACCATGAGCTTTGAGTGCTGCTACTTCCCTCCTGCTCCGGGCGACGAGGGGGTGGCGGGGAACCCCTTCCAGATGCAGCACATGCACTGGCTGAGGCAGAACCCGTACAGCTGCCACGAGAACCTGCTCCTGCAGCAGGAGACCAGCGCCGTCCGGGACGAGCTGCTGGCCTACAGGAAGGCCGGCGGGGGCGCCATCGTGGAGAACACCACCACGGGCATCGAACGAGACCTGCCCACCCTCCGCCAGCTGGCCAAGGACACCGGGGTCCACGTCATCGCGGGAGCAGGATACTACGTGGACTGCACCCACACTGAGGCCACCAAGAAGATGAGTGTGGAGAAG CTCACAGACATCATTGTCAGCGAGGTGCTTCACGGCGCAGACGGTACAGACATCCGCTGCGGTGTGATCGGAGAGATTGGCACCGGCTGGCCCATCACAGAGAGCGAAAAGAAGGTGCTGAGGGCCACGGCTCAGGCCCAGGCTCAGCTCGGCTGCCCCGTTATCATTCATCCGGGCAGAGATCCTGCCGCTCCGGCTGAGGTCGTCCGGATTCTCCAGGAGGCCGGTGGTGACATCAGCAAAACTGTCATGTctcacctggacag GACAATATTCGATACAAATGAACTGCTGGAGTTTGCTAAACTGGGAAGTTACCTGGAGTATGATCTGTTCGGAACGGAGATGCTCACCTACCCATATAACCTGGAGGTGGACATGCCCAGTGACAGCCAAAGAGTCCAAGT CCTGGCTTTTCTGGTAAAGGAGGGCTACGAGGACAAGATTGTGGTGGCACATGACATCCACACCAAGAACCGCCTGACAAAGTACGGAGGCCACGGATACTCTCACATCCTGAAGAACATTGTGCCAAAGATGCTGATGAGGGGCATCTCACAGCACCAAGTGGATAAGATTCTCATTGACAACCCCAAACACTGGCTGACCTTCAAATAA
- the c1ql3b gene encoding complement C1q-like protein 3b: MIATGVCGVALVLVLVVLIPVVVNSAGTPARYEMLGSCQMVCDSHGTAATATAKSTNPIKDNRLVQSLPTFIQGPQGEPGRAGRTGPRGPVGEPGPPGPAGPPGERGASGPPGPPGAPGANGPTGAISAATYNTVPKIAFYAGLKKQHEGYEVLKFDDVVTNLGNHYDPATGKFTCSIPGIYFFVYHVLMRGGDGTSMWADLCKNNQVRASAIAQDADQNYDYASNSVVLHLEPGDEIYIKLDGGKAHGGNNNKYSTFSGFMLYAD, from the exons ATGATCGCAACTGGTGTTTGTGGTGTCGCGCTGGTGCTGGTGTTGGTGGTTCTGATCCCGGTGGTGGTGAACTCCGCCGGGACGCCTGCCCGCTACGAGATGCTCGGATCCTGTCAGATGGTGTGCGACTCCCACGGGACTGCAGCCACCGCCACGGCCAAGTCGACCAACCCCATCAAAGACAACCGACTCGTTCAGTCGCTTCCGACGTTCATCCAGGGTCCCCAAGGGGAGCCGGGGCGCGCCGGCAGGACGGGTCCGCGGGGTCCGGTTGGAGAGCCCGGGCCACCTGGACCTGCTGGTCCGCCCGGAGAAAGAGGGGCGTCAGGCCCTCCGGGTCCTCCCGGAGCGCCCGGTGCCAATGGGCCCACGGGTGCCATCAGCGCTGCCACTTACAACACAGTCCCAAAGATTGCATTTTACGCGGGACTGAAGAAGCAGCATGAGGGATACGAAGTGCTGAAATTCGACGACGTGGTCACAAATCTTGGGAACCACTACGATCCCGCCACAGGAAAATTCACCTGCTCCATTCCGGGGATTTACTTCTTTGTTTACCATGTGCTGATGCGAGGAGGAGACGGAACCAGCATGTGGGCTGACCTCTGTAAAAACAATCAG GTGAGAGCCAGCGCCATCGCCCAGGACGCAGACCAGAACTACGACTACGCCAGCAACAGCGTGGTCCTCCACCTGGAGCCCGGGGACGAGATCTACATCAAACTGGATGGCGGGAAGGCGCACGggggcaacaacaacaagtacAGCACCTTCTCCGGCTTCATGCTGTACGCTGATTGA